GTCGATCGGCGACGAGAAGACCACGATCGCCCAGGGCTTCGCCGGGAACCGAGCCGCGTACGAGGCCGCCCAACCCCAGGCGATCATGGCGGAGCACGCGCCCTACGCGGACACCGCGGCGTTCTTCGCCGTCGGTGCCACCGACGCTCGGTACGGTCAGTTCATGACGGCGAACTCGGCGGCGGCGGCGAAGGCGGGCATGTCGGTGACGCGTTACGTGTCACCCGGCAGCGGACACGACTGGACGACCGCGACCAACGGCTTCGCCCACGGCATCGGGCAGTTCTACCCGCGCCTCGGCCTGAGCGCGGCGGTGCAGACCCCGTGAGCGCCGACGTGACCGTGGCCGGCCCGGACGCACCGACTCCGCCCGACCCCCACGAGCCGGGGCGGGTGCGACAGGTCGCAGAGGGCATCGGCACCCGTGTGGTGGCGTTCGTCCGCGTCCGTCCCGTGAGTCTCGCGCTCGCGCTGCTGCTCGTCGTGCTGGCCGTCGCCTCGGGCAGCCTGACGCACGCTCCGAGCGAGCGACTCCGGGACCTCGTCGGAGCGGGTCTCGACCCGTTCGAGGACCGCACCTCGTGGCTGCTCGTCTTCGGCTCGGTGTTCTTCGCCGGCGGTCCCGCCCAACTCGTCCTGGCCGTGGTCGGCGTCCTCGTGCTCGTGGGCGCCGCCGAGCGCCGCATGGGCCGGCGCCACACGGTCGCGGCCTACCTCGTGACGGCCGTCGTGGCGACCGGCGTCGGCGTCGCGGTGCAGGCCCTGGGGCAGGCGGTCGGCGAGACCTGGGCCCTCGAGGTGGCCGCCGAGTCCACCCTCCACCCGCTCACGCCCGCCCTCGGCACGATCATGACCGCCAGCGCGTTCTTCGGGCCGCTCTGGCGCCGCCGCATCCGGTTGGTCGGCTTCTCGTTCGTGTTCGCCTTCGTGCTGTACGACGGGCATCCCTCGGGTCTCTACGCACTCCTGGGTGCCCTCGTCGGGCTCGTGTTCGGGGTGGTGCTGGCCGGTCCTCCCGTCGAGCGCGGGTGGCTGCGCAGCTCGCACCACGAGGTGCGCCGCCTCGCGTCGACCATCGTCGCGGTGACGGCGGTCGGTCCCGTCCTGACCCTGCTCACCCGCAGCCCGATCGGGGCGCTCTCGCCCCTCGGCATGCTGTTCCGCGACGTCCTGCCGGGGCGGTCGCTCTCGGCCGCCTGCGCGGCTGCCGGACAGGGCGCACCCGACCGGCACGCGCCTCCCATCGGGGCCTGCGCGCGGGCCGCGGCCCTCGCCGGCATCGACGGCGTGCCGACCGTCTTGCTCAGCCTGCTGCCGCTGGCCGTCCTGCTCGTGTGTGCCTGGTACCTGCGGCGGGGTCGTCGCCTCGCCCTCGACGTGGCCGTCGCGGTCAACGGGCTGCTCGCCGTCTTCGCCGGCCTCTACTACGTGGTGTTGCCCGTCACGACCGACCCGGTCGTCGACCAGCCCCGTCACGTGGTCGAGAGGGTGGTGCTCGCCGTGGTGGCGGTCGCCGTTCCGGCCGCGGTCGCCGTCGGGCTGTTCTTCCTCCGTCGTCACTTCGGAGTCGGGGCCGAGGGGACGCGACGGCCGCGGTTCGCGCTCGTCGTCGTGCTGTCGGGTCTCGTGCTGGCCGTGACGTTCGCCGTCCTCGCATGGCTGGGGCGCGCCTCCTTCGTCCCGGCGATCGAACCGTGGACGCTGCTGCTCGACGTGCCCGAACGCTTCGTGCCGGTCGGGTTCGTCGGGCTCACCCGCATCGGGCCGGTGCCCGACGGCGGCGTCGTCCGGGCCGCGTTCGAGTGGGTGGGGCCGCTCTGGTGGCTCGTCGTGCTGGTCGGGCTCGTGGTGGGTGCCACACGGCCGGGCGACGTCCGTCCCGACGCGGCGCGTGCCCAGGTGCGCGAGATCGTGCACCGGGGGACCCCGGGCACGCTGTCGCACATGGCCCTCTGGGAGGGCAACCGGTACTGGTTCACGGCCGACGGTCGCGCCGCGGTCGCCTATCGCGTCGTCACGGGCATCGCCATCACCACGGGTGAGCCGCTGTGCTCGGCCGACCGGCTCCCCGAGGTGACCCGCGAGTTCGCCCGCTGGTGCGACGACCAAGGCCTCACCCCGGTCTTCTACAGCGTGCGGGGTGAGCTCTCGCCCCTGTACGCCGAGATGGGCTGGGCGACGCTGCCCGTCGGCGAGGAGACCGTGCTCCACCCGGCCACCTTCGCCATGACGGGCAAGAAGTGGCAGGACGTCCGGTCGAGCATCAACCGCGCGACGAAGAACGGGGTCCGGGCCGAGTGGACCCGCTACGCCGACCTCCGCCCCGCGGTCGCCCGCCAGATCGGCGAGATCAGCGAGCAGTGGGTCGCCGAGAAGAACCTGCCCGAGATGGGCTTCACCCTCGGCGGCGTGGACGAGTTGCGCGACCCCGACGTGGCGCTGATGCTCGCCCTGGACGAGGACGACTCGGTCCAGGCCGTGACGAGCTGGCTGCCCTCCTGGCGCGACGGAGAGGTCGTCGGCTGGACACTCGACTTCATGCGCCGTCGACCGGACAGCATGAACGGCGTGATGGAGTTCGTCATCGCCTCGTCGGCCCTGGCCATGAAAGAACAGGGCGTCGAGTTCCTCAGCCTCTCGGCGGCACCCCTCGCGACCAGTGCGCCGTCGGACGGCCCGGCGACGCAGACCGAGCGCGTGCTGACCTTCCTCGGGCGCGTGCTCGAGCCGGCCTACGGATTCCAGACCTTGCTGACCTTCAAGAAGAAGTTCCAGCCCGAGTTCGTGCCGCTCGTCATGGCCTTCCCCGATCCCGTGCAGCTGCCGGCCATCGGCACGGCCCTCGGCCGCGCCTACCTGCCCGACCTCTCGGTCGGGGCCGTCGTGCGGCTCGTCCGCACGGTGGTCTGATCGGGCGGGGGAGCCGAGGAGGCGCGGTGCCGGTCCGCGACGACCCGCGCCTCCTCGGTCGGTGCTAGCCTCGTCACGTGTTCACCGGCCTGCTCCTCCTTAGCTGCCGCGGCGAGTCCTGACCCAGGCCCCCCTCGTCGCGGAGTTCGTCGTCGGCCGACACCCCCGCGAAGAGCAGCCCCTCGAGGGCGAGAGAGACCACAGGACATGAAGAACGCACAGCAGCCGTCGCCCATGCCGATCCACAAGTACCGGCCCTTCCACGAGCAGATCGCCGTCGACCTTCCCGACCGCACCTGGCCCTCGAAGCGCATCACCGAGGCGCCGCGCTGGTGCGCCGTCGACCTGCGCGACGGCAACCAGGCGCTGATCGACCCGATGAGCCCCGAGCGCAAGCGCATCATGTTCGACCTGCTGGTCGGCATGGGCTACAAAGAGATCGAGGTCGGCTTCCCGAGCGCCTCGCAGACCGACTTCGACTTCGTGCGAAGCCTCATCGACGAGGGTGCCATCCCGGACGACGTGACGATCCAGGTGCTGACCCAGGCGCGCGAGCACCTGATCGCCCGCACCTACGAGTCGATCGCCGGCGCCAAGCAGGCCATCGTCCACCTGTACAACTCGACGAGCGTGCTGCAGCGCGACGTCGTGTTCCGTACCGACCGTCAGGGCATCGTCGACATCGCGCTCGAGGGCGTCCGGCTGTGCCTCGAGGCCGAGAAGACCATCCCCGAGACGGCCGTCTTCTACGAGTACTCGCCCGAGAGCTACACCGGCACCGAGCTCGACTTCGCGCTCGACATCTGCAACCAGGTGATCGAGGCCTTCGACGCGACGCCCGAGCGCCCCGTGATCGTCAACCTGCCGGCGACCGTCGAGATGGCGACCCCCAACGTCTACGCCGACTCGATCGAGTGGATGCACCGTCACCTGGCCCGTCGCGACAGCGTCATCCTGTCGCTGCACCCGCACAACGACCGGGGCACCGGCATCGCCGCCGCCGAGCTGGGCTACCTGGCCGGCGCCGACCGCATCGAGGGCTGCCTCTTCGGCAACGGCGAGCGCACCGGCAACGTCGACCTCGTCGCGCTGGGCATCAACCTGTTCACCCAGGGCATCGACCCGCAGATCGACTTCAGCGACCTCGACATGGTCAAGCGCACGGCCGAACACTGCAACCAGCTGCCCGTGCACGAGCGCAGCCCGTGGGCCGGCGACCTCGTCTACACGGCGTTCTCCGGTTCGCACCAGGACGCCATCAAGAAGGGCTTCGAGGCCATGGCCGCCACCGCGGCGTCGCGCGGCGTCGACGTCGACGCCCTCGAGTGGGCGGTGCCGTACCTGCCGGTCGACCCCAAAGACCTGGGACGCAGCTACGAGGCGGTCATCCGGGTCAACTCGCAGTCGGGCAAGGGCGGCGTGGCCTACCTGCTCAAGGCCGACCACGCGATCGACTTGCCGCGCAAACTGCAGATCGAGTTCAGCGGCGTCGTCCAGTCACGCACCGACGAAGAGGGCGGCGAGATGACGAGCGCCCACATCTGGTCGATCTTCCAGGACGAGTACCTGCCCGCCGACGAGGCCGACGACAAGTGGGGTCGCTTCGAGCTGACCCGGACGAGCACCTCGAGCGACATGTCGGGCGAGACCGTGCTCGACGTCGACCTGCGGGTCGGCGAGACCGTCGAGTCGACCTCAGCCCGCGGCACCGGACCCATCGCGGCGTTCATCGCCGTGCTCGCCGAGCAGGGCGTCCAGGTCAAGCTGTACGACTACGTCGAGCACACCCTCAGCGCCTCGGGCGACGCGCAGGCCGCTGCCTACGTCGAGCTCGACGTCGACGGCACCCGGCTCTGGGGCGTCGGCATCGACGCCGACATCTCGACGGCCTCGCTCAAGGCCATCGTCTCGGCGGTGAACCGCGCCATCCGCACGACGACCGACGTGCGCGAGCTCGCCTCGGTCTAGGCGGCCTGCCCCGTCCGGCCCCGCCCGTCCCGACCCGCCCCCGGTGCCCTCGGCGCCGGGGGCGTCGTCGTGCCGCCGGCGTCGTCGTGTGCCGGAGGTGTCGTGGTGCGGCCGGTGTCGTCGCGTGGCCGGAGGCGTCGGCAACTCCTGGCTGGTGTCGCGCGCGGGTGTGGGTGTGCGGCGTGTCGGGGTGTGCTGGCGCAGGGGGCAGGAGTTGCCGACGGGTGCGGGCAACTCCTGGCTGGTGTCGCGCACGGGTGTGGGTGTGCGGCGTGTCGGGGTGTGCTGGCGCAGGGGGCAGGAGTTGCCGACGGGTGCGGGCAACTCCTGGGTGGTGTCGCGCGCGGGTGTGGGTGTGCGGCGTGTCGGGGTGTGCTGGCGCAGGGGGCAGGAGTTGCCGACGGGTGCGGCACGGGCGACACACGCGGTGCGGGGCCAGCGGGGTGCGGGGGCAGCTGCCGTTCACGGGCGCCCGAAGTCAGCGGGCCCGACGCCCGGGGCCCGGGGTCAGCGGGGCCGGCGCCAGCGGGGGAGCCGGCTGAGGGCGCGCTGTTCGGGCAGGGTCCACCCGAACCGGACCGCCAGCATGCGGATGACCAGCGTGATCGACGTGCCCGCGATGGCGGAGACGGCCACGGGTGCCCCGAGCGACACGGCCACGACCAGCACGACGGTGCCGCCGGCCGCCGCCACGGCGTAGAGCGACCCCACGTGCATCATCGCGATGGTGAGGTTCATCAGCAGGTCGCGCAGCACCGAGCCGCCGACGGCCGCGATGACCCCGACGAACACGGCCGGGATCTCGGGCAGTCCGAGCGAGAGCGCCTTGGTCGACCCGATCGCGCCGAGCAGGCCGATCGTGAGGGCGTCGAGCACGGTGATGACCCCCGCCAGCCGGGTGAACACCCGCTGCAGCGCCATGCCGACGATCGCGGCCGCGACGGCGACGAGCAGGTACCAGTTGCTCGTCATGGCCCGGGGCACCTCGCCGAGCAGGACGTCGCGCAGCACGCCGCCGCCGAGACCGGTGGCGATGCCGATGATGGCGATGCCGAGCAGGTCGAGACGCCGGTCCTTGTACTCGGAGGCGAACATCGCCCCCTGCAGGCTGCCGATGCCGACGGCGAGGAGGTCCACCCACAGGGGTACGGCGAAGACTGTGGCGTGCACCTGTCGTTTGTACCACGCGTGCGATGCTTGGTCGGTGCCCGTCTACCGTGATGAATGCGTCGTCTTGCGCACCCATAAGCTGGGTGAGGCCGACCGCATCCTCACGATGCTCAGCCGCAACCACGGCAAGATCCGGGCCGTGGCCAAGGGCGTCCGGCGGACGGCCTCGAAGTTCGGCGCGCGGCTCGAGCCGATGATGGTCGCCGACCTCCAGCTCTACGAGGGCCGTTCGCTCGACATCGTGCAGCAGGCCGAGTCGCTCGGTTCGTACGGTGCCGTGATCGCGGCCGACTACGAGAGCTACACGGCCGGCAGCGTGATGGTCGAGACGGCCGACAAGCTGACCGAGGCCGAGGCGGGTCTGCAGCAGTACCTCCTGCTCGTCGGGGCCCTCCGCTCGCTCGCGCGTCACGAGCACGCTCCCCAGCTCACGCTCGACTCGTACCTCCTGCGTGCGCTCAGCATCGCGGGCTGGTCGCCGAGCTTCGGCGACTGCGCCGTCACCGGTGAACCCGGGCCGCACTCGGCCTTCGTCGTGCAGCTGGGTGGCGTGGTGGCCGACTCGCACGCGCCTCCCGGCGCTCCGCGCTTGACGCAGGAGGCGCTGGCCCTGTTGGGCGCGCTGCTCACGGGGGACTGGGGCCACGCCGAGGACTCGCCCGACGCGACCCGCAACCAGGCGAGCGGCGTCGTCGCCGCCTACACGCAGTGGCACCTCGAACGGGGACTGCGATCGCTGCAGCACGTCGACCGGGTGCCCGGAAGAGAGAGACCGTGAAGAAGACCCACCGCGACGCCGCCGACTTCCGCCCGCTCGACTGGACCGGCGTCCACCCGCCGGCGATGCCGAGGAGCGCCGTGCCCGAGCACGTCGCGATCGTCATGGACGGCAACGGGCGCTGGGCCAACGGGCGCGGCCTCACGCGCGTCGAGGGGCACAAGGCGGGCGAGATGTCGCTGCTCGACGTGGTCGCCGGGGCGATCCAGATCGGCGTGAAGCACCTGAGCGTCTACGCGTTCTCGACCGAGAACTGGAAGCGTTCGCCCGACGAGGTGCGTTTCCTGATGGGCTTCAACCGCGACGTGCTGCACCGCCGCCGCGACCAGCTGAACGCCTGGGGGGTGCGGGTCCGCTGGGCCGGACGGAAACCGCGGCTGTGGGGGTCGGTGATCAAAGAACTGCAGTTCGCCGAAGAGCTGACGAAGGGCAACGACGTCCTGACGTTGACGATGTGCGTCAACTACGGCGGGCGGACCGAGATCGCCGACGCGGTGCGCTCGATCGCCGACGACGTCGCGGCCGGCCGGATCAAGCCCTCGGCCGTGGGCGAGAAGCTGATCCAGAAGCGGTTGTACGCTCCCGAACTGCCCGACGTCGACCTGTTCGTGCGCAGCTCGGGCGAGCAGCGCACGAGCAACTTCATGCTCTGGCAGTCCGCCTACGCCGAGATGGTGTTCCTCGATCGGCTGTGGCCCGACTTCACCCGTACCGACCTGTGGCAGGCCGTCGACACCTACGCCTCGCGCACCCGTCGGTTCGGGGGAGCGGTGGACACCCCGACCCCGGCCTGACCGGACGTCCGTCAGAACTGGATGTTCGCGCCCAGGAAGATCCGCTCGGCCGGCCACAGGAACTGCAGGGTCAACGGTCCGTCGCTCGCCCTGTGGAACCAGGCGTTGGCGAAGACCGTGGACTCGCCGGGCAGCAGGTACCAGTTGGCGCTGTCGGCCGGGAACTTCGACTCGAGCGAGGTCTCGTAACCCATCTGGGTCAACAGGTCCTGCCCGGCGAAGACGTCCTGCGTCGCGAGGTCGTTGCCGTACGACGAGTAGTCGGCGCTCAGGTCGGTCAGGTCGAGCCGACGCTGCGAGTTGTTCGTCAGGACGTAGGCCGTGACCTCGACGTCGGTGCCCGCCGGGTAGGGGTCGGTGCCGTCGGGGCGGGCGTAGATCGAGGGTGCCGAGGTCGTCAGCTCGCCGACGCCGTAGACGTAGATGGTGAGGTCCTTGTAGTTGACCTGGCCGAGCAGCGTGCCGCCGGGGGCGAGGGCGTCGGGTTGCGACCCCGTGCCGCCGCCGGTGCCGGGGGCGCCGGTCACCTGGGGCTGCGGCGCCCCGCTGGCACCCGGGCCCGAGGTCGCCGCCGACCCGTCCGCGCCGACGGGCGTGAGGTCGTCCAGGCTCGGGAAGCAGCCGGTCAGCCCGACGAGGGCCAGCACCGAGACGGCGATGCCGACGGTCAGTCTTCTGCGCACGACCTGCACCTCTCCTGGTTCGTCGGACCAGCCTAACCCGGCGCCACCGACGGCTCGCCCCGTCGGACCGGCACGAGGCCCAGCGCGTCGCCGTCCACCTGCTCGAAGGCGTCCAGGACCGCGCGCACGCTCGGCACGCGGTCGCCGCCCCGCCCGTGGACGACGTGCACCACCCGGGCGAGGCCCTCGTCCAGGCCGACCACGCGCACCCCGGCAGGCACGGCGGCGGACACCAACGACAGCCCCGGCAGCAGCGCGACGCCGAGCCCCGCCGCGACGAGACCGAGCACGGCCAGGGCGTTGTCCGTCTCGAGCACGATCTCGGGCTCGAACCCGGACGCGGCGCAGGTGGCGAGCAGGTGGCCCCGGCAGCGGGGGCATCCGCCGATCCACCTCTCGTCCGCCAGGCCGGCGAAGTCGTCGCCGCCTGCGAACGGGTGCGCCGTCGGCAGGACCAGCACCGTGCGGTCGACGAAGGAGGCGCGGTGCAGCAGCCCGTCGAGGTCGCGTTCGCCCCCGGTGTCGCCGCCGTGGCGGAAGGTGACCGCGACGTCCGCCGAGCCGTCCCGCAGTCGTGCCAGCGCCTCCGGGGGTTCCGCCTCGACGTAGTCGACCGTCAGGCCGGGGTGGCGGTCGCGTAGCCGTGACAGCACGTCGGGGACGATCGTGGACGACGCGCTGGGGAAGCCGGCCAGTGTGACGCGGCCCGTGGCGACGCCGCCCAGGGCGTCGAGGTCCTGCCGCGCGGCGTCGAGGGCCGCCTGCACGTGCACGGCGTGGGCCGCGAGCCTCTGACCGGCCTCGGTGAGGGCGACGCCGCGTCCCGCACGCAGCACGAGCGGCTGACCGACCTGGCGTTCGGCCCGCCGGAGCTGCTGGCTGACGGCGGGTTGGCTGTAGCCGAGCAGGGCGGCGGCCGCCGTGATCGTGCCGGTGTCCGCGACGGCGCGGACGACGCGCAGCGACGCGAGATCGAGATCGTCGGTCATGCTCGAATCATAAGCCGGGGTGATGGATGACCTCAGACACTGGCGGTTGTCCCGCGATCTCGGCGGGAGGAGCCTGAGGGCATGACCGAGTCCCGTCCCGACCTCTTCGCCCCTGCTCCGGGGTACCTCGCGGCCTGCACCATGGGCCTGCCGATGCGGTCGACGGTCGAGGCGCTGCGAACCGACCTCGACCGGTGGTCGTCCGGTCGGGCCGGGCCCGTCGCCTACGGCGCCGTCGTCGAGGAGGCGCGCGCGGCCTTCGCCCGGCTGGCCCGGGTCGACGTCGGCCGCGTCGCCATCGCGTCCCAGACGTCGGCGATGGTCGCGGTGATCGCGGCCTCGGTCCCGGACGGCGCCGAGGTGCTCGTGCCCACGGGCGACTTCAGCTCGATCGTCTACCCCTTCGTGGTGCAGGAGGCGCGGGGCGTCCGGGTGCGGAGCGTCCCGCTCGACGAGGTGGCCGGCTCGGTCGGGCCCGACACGCACCTCGTGGCCTGGTCGGCCGTCCAGTCCGCCACGGGCGAGGTCGCCGACGACGCGGCCATCGTCGCCGCGGCGGCCCGTCACGGGGCGCTGACGCTGTGCGACCTGACCCAGGCCGCCGGCGTGCGACCCGTCGACGCCTCGCGGTACGACGCCAGCGTCACGCACGCCTACAAGTGGTTGTGCTGCCCGCGCGGGGTGGCGTTCCTCACCCTGGGGGAGCGGCTGCAGCGCGTCATGGTGCCGGCGCAGGCCGGTTGGTACGCGGGCGACGACGTCTGGGGCTCGTGCTACGGCCCCGAGATGCGGCTCGCCGCGGACGCCCGGGCGTTCGACGTCTCGCCCGCCTGGCAGGCCTGGGCCGGGGCCCTGCCCGCGCTCCGCACGTTCGCCGGGCTCGACGCCGACGAGACCTGGGCCCACGCCGCCGGGACGGGCGACGCGCTCTGCTCGCGGCTCGGGATCGAGGCGCAGGGCCGCGCGATCGTGACCTGGGCCGATCCCGACGGACGCGACCAGCGCCTCCTCGGCGACGCCGGTCTCGTGGTCTCGGGGCGCGCCGGTCGCGTCCGCGTGGCGTTCCACCTCTGGAACGACGAGAGCGACGTCGAGGCCGTCGCCGTCGCGCTCGGCCGGTGACGCGCCGCCGCTAGAGTTGCCGGGTACCTCGACCGACCGGGCACCCAGCTCGGGCCTCAACTCATCGGAGCATCACACGTGGCAGCACCCAACCGTCTCGATTCCGTCATCGCCCTGGCCAAGCGCCGCGGCTTCGTCTTCCAGTCGGGAGAGATCTACGGCGGTTCGCGCTCGGCCTGGGACTACGGGCCCCTCGGCGTCGCGCTGAAGGAGAACATCAAGCGCCAGTGGTGGCAGACCATGGTGCAGGGCCGCGACGACGTCGTCGGCCTCGACTCGGCGGTCATCCTGCCGCGTCAGGTGTGGGAGGCCTCGGGCCACGTCGAGGTCTTCAGCGACCCGCTGGTCGAGTCGCTGCACACCCACAAGCGTTACCGCGCGGACCACCTGCTCGAGGCGTACGAGGCCAAGCACGGCCACCCGCCCGAGAACGGCCTGGCCGACGTCCGCGACCCCGACACCGGGCAGCCCGGCTCGTGGACCGAACCGCAGAACTTCTCGGGCCTGCTCAAGACCTTCCTCGGCCCGGTCGACAACGAGCAGGGCATGGCCTACCTGCGACCCGAGACCGCGCAGGGCATCTTCACCAACTTCGACAACATCCTGCAGTCGTCACGCATCAAGCCGCCGTTCGGCATCGGCCAGATCGGCAAGAGCTTCCGCAACGAGATCACGCCCGGCAACTTCATCTTCCGCACGCGCGAGTTCGAGCAGATGGAGATGGAGTTCTTCGTCGAGCCCGGCACCGACGAAGAGTGGCACCAGTACTGGATCGACCAGCGGTTCCAGTGGTACGTCGACCTCGGCATCGACCCCGAGAACCTGCGCCTCTACGAGCACGCCGCCGAGAAGCTCTCGCACTACTCGAAGCGCACCGTCGACATCGAGTACCGTTTCCGCTTCGCCGGCGGCGAGTTCGGCGAGCTCGAGGGCATCGCGAACCGCACCGACTACGACCTCAAGACCCACGCCGCCGCCTCGGGCAAAGACCTGACCTACTTCGACCAGGCCAAGAACGAGCGATGGACGCCCTTCGTCATCGAGCCCGCGGCCGGCCTGACCCGCTCGCTCATGGCGTTCCTCGTCGACGCGTACACCGAAGACGAGGCGCCGAACGCGAAGGGCGGGGTCGACAAGCGCACCGTGCTGAAGCTCGACCGGCGCCTGGCTCCGATCAAGGTCGCCGTCCTGCCGCTCAGCCGCAACGAGCAGCTGTCGCCCATGGCCCGGGGGCTCGCCGCGGACCTCCGCAAGTACTGGAACATCGACTTCGACGACGCCGGGGCCATCGGCCGCCGCTACCGCCGCCAGGACGAGATCGGCACGCCATTCTGCGTCACCGTCGACTTCGACTCACTCGAGGACGACGCCGTGACCGTGCGTGAGCGCGACACCATGGCCCAGCAGCGCATCCCGCTGGCCGGGCTGCGGGCCTACCTGGCCGAGCAGCTGCTCGGCGCGTAGCTGTCTGGGTCGGCGCCCCCGCCGGGCCCTCGTCGTGCACCCCCTGCACGTCGAGGGCCCGTCCTGCGTCGTGCACCCGCCCCGCCCCGCCCCGCGGGCCCGCCCGGCGTCGCCCACCCCGCGTCGCGCACCTGCTGCACGTCGCCCCGTCCCGCGTCGTGCACCCGCCCCACGTCGTTTCGTCCGTCGTCCTGCACCCGCCCCACGTCGCCCCGTCGTGCGTCGGCAACTCCTGCCCCCTGCGCCCCCGCGCTTCGAACACCCGGCGTGTCGTGTGCCCGAAGCGCACGGGGCAGGAGTTCCCGACCGCCCCCCGCGCGCGCGCCCGCCCCCGGTGCCCACGCACCAGGTCGCAGCCGGTCCGCCCGCCCGGTCCGTCGGCAACTCCTGCCTCCTGCTGCGCCCGGGGCCGAGCACGCGGCGTGTCATCCGGCGACGACGCAGGAGGCAGGAGTTGTCCACGCCGGACCGGCGCTCAGTGCGACGAGGGCTCGCCCCCAAGATCCCCGCGT
This genomic interval from Frigoribacterium sp. Leaf415 contains the following:
- a CDS encoding aminotransferase class V-fold PLP-dependent enzyme, with protein sequence MTESRPDLFAPAPGYLAACTMGLPMRSTVEALRTDLDRWSSGRAGPVAYGAVVEEARAAFARLARVDVGRVAIASQTSAMVAVIAASVPDGAEVLVPTGDFSSIVYPFVVQEARGVRVRSVPLDEVAGSVGPDTHLVAWSAVQSATGEVADDAAIVAAAARHGALTLCDLTQAAGVRPVDASRYDASVTHAYKWLCCPRGVAFLTLGERLQRVMVPAQAGWYAGDDVWGSCYGPEMRLAADARAFDVSPAWQAWAGALPALRTFAGLDADETWAHAAGTGDALCSRLGIEAQGRAIVTWADPDGRDQRLLGDAGLVVSGRAGRVRVAFHLWNDESDVEAVAVALGR
- a CDS encoding DUF2156 domain-containing protein; this encodes MSADVTVAGPDAPTPPDPHEPGRVRQVAEGIGTRVVAFVRVRPVSLALALLLVVLAVASGSLTHAPSERLRDLVGAGLDPFEDRTSWLLVFGSVFFAGGPAQLVLAVVGVLVLVGAAERRMGRRHTVAAYLVTAVVATGVGVAVQALGQAVGETWALEVAAESTLHPLTPALGTIMTASAFFGPLWRRRIRLVGFSFVFAFVLYDGHPSGLYALLGALVGLVFGVVLAGPPVERGWLRSSHHEVRRLASTIVAVTAVGPVLTLLTRSPIGALSPLGMLFRDVLPGRSLSAACAAAGQGAPDRHAPPIGACARAAALAGIDGVPTVLLSLLPLAVLLVCAWYLRRGRRLALDVAVAVNGLLAVFAGLYYVVLPVTTDPVVDQPRHVVERVVLAVVAVAVPAAVAVGLFFLRRHFGVGAEGTRRPRFALVVVLSGLVLAVTFAVLAWLGRASFVPAIEPWTLLLDVPERFVPVGFVGLTRIGPVPDGGVVRAAFEWVGPLWWLVVLVGLVVGATRPGDVRPDAARAQVREIVHRGTPGTLSHMALWEGNRYWFTADGRAAVAYRVVTGIAITTGEPLCSADRLPEVTREFARWCDDQGLTPVFYSVRGELSPLYAEMGWATLPVGEETVLHPATFAMTGKKWQDVRSSINRATKNGVRAEWTRYADLRPAVARQIGEISEQWVAEKNLPEMGFTLGGVDELRDPDVALMLALDEDDSVQAVTSWLPSWRDGEVVGWTLDFMRRRPDSMNGVMEFVIASSALAMKEQGVEFLSLSAAPLATSAPSDGPATQTERVLTFLGRVLEPAYGFQTLLTFKKKFQPEFVPLVMAFPDPVQLPAIGTALGRAYLPDLSVGAVVRLVRTVV
- a CDS encoding trimeric intracellular cation channel family protein, with the protein product MHATVFAVPLWVDLLAVGIGSLQGAMFASEYKDRRLDLLGIAIIGIATGLGGGVLRDVLLGEVPRAMTSNWYLLVAVAAAIVGMALQRVFTRLAGVITVLDALTIGLLGAIGSTKALSLGLPEIPAVFVGVIAAVGGSVLRDLLMNLTIAMMHVGSLYAVAAAGGTVVLVVAVSLGAPVAVSAIAGTSITLVIRMLAVRFGWTLPEQRALSRLPRWRRPR
- a CDS encoding isoprenyl transferase — its product is MKKTHRDAADFRPLDWTGVHPPAMPRSAVPEHVAIVMDGNGRWANGRGLTRVEGHKAGEMSLLDVVAGAIQIGVKHLSVYAFSTENWKRSPDEVRFLMGFNRDVLHRRRDQLNAWGVRVRWAGRKPRLWGSVIKELQFAEELTKGNDVLTLTMCVNYGGRTEIADAVRSIADDVAAGRIKPSAVGEKLIQKRLYAPELPDVDLFVRSSGEQRTSNFMLWQSAYAEMVFLDRLWPDFTRTDLWQAVDTYASRTRRFGGAVDTPTPA
- the leuA gene encoding 2-isopropylmalate synthase gives rise to the protein MKNAQQPSPMPIHKYRPFHEQIAVDLPDRTWPSKRITEAPRWCAVDLRDGNQALIDPMSPERKRIMFDLLVGMGYKEIEVGFPSASQTDFDFVRSLIDEGAIPDDVTIQVLTQAREHLIARTYESIAGAKQAIVHLYNSTSVLQRDVVFRTDRQGIVDIALEGVRLCLEAEKTIPETAVFYEYSPESYTGTELDFALDICNQVIEAFDATPERPVIVNLPATVEMATPNVYADSIEWMHRHLARRDSVILSLHPHNDRGTGIAAAELGYLAGADRIEGCLFGNGERTGNVDLVALGINLFTQGIDPQIDFSDLDMVKRTAEHCNQLPVHERSPWAGDLVYTAFSGSHQDAIKKGFEAMAATAASRGVDVDALEWAVPYLPVDPKDLGRSYEAVIRVNSQSGKGGVAYLLKADHAIDLPRKLQIEFSGVVQSRTDEEGGEMTSAHIWSIFQDEYLPADEADDKWGRFELTRTSTSSDMSGETVLDVDLRVGETVESTSARGTGPIAAFIAVLAEQGVQVKLYDYVEHTLSASGDAQAAAYVELDVDGTRLWGVGIDADISTASLKAIVSAVNRAIRTTTDVRELASV
- a CDS encoding LysR family transcriptional regulator; amino-acid sequence: MTDDLDLASLRVVRAVADTGTITAAAALLGYSQPAVSQQLRRAERQVGQPLVLRAGRGVALTEAGQRLAAHAVHVQAALDAARQDLDALGGVATGRVTLAGFPSASSTIVPDVLSRLRDRHPGLTVDYVEAEPPEALARLRDGSADVAVTFRHGGDTGGERDLDGLLHRASFVDRTVLVLPTAHPFAGGDDFAGLADERWIGGCPRCRGHLLATCAASGFEPEIVLETDNALAVLGLVAAGLGVALLPGLSLVSAAVPAGVRVVGLDEGLARVVHVVHGRGGDRVPSVRAVLDAFEQVDGDALGLVPVRRGEPSVAPG
- the recO gene encoding DNA repair protein RecO — its product is MPVYRDECVVLRTHKLGEADRILTMLSRNHGKIRAVAKGVRRTASKFGARLEPMMVADLQLYEGRSLDIVQQAESLGSYGAVIAADYESYTAGSVMVETADKLTEAEAGLQQYLLLVGALRSLARHEHAPQLTLDSYLLRALSIAGWSPSFGDCAVTGEPGPHSAFVVQLGGVVADSHAPPGAPRLTQEALALLGALLTGDWGHAEDSPDATRNQASGVVAAYTQWHLERGLRSLQHVDRVPGRERP